One stretch of Zingiber officinale cultivar Zhangliang chromosome 6B, Zo_v1.1, whole genome shotgun sequence DNA includes these proteins:
- the LOC121993012 gene encoding probable trehalose-phosphate phosphatase 6 has product MVSVAEMRKQNVIVTEELALSRVMAAGGDPAFLGGIVFNCKIASQLEILNSGWLDSLRASSPTRVKAAGTAISSSFAAAQDQEYENWVKQHPSALRNFGDIVAASKGKRIVMFLDYDGTLSPIVDDPDRAFMSDAMREAVRNVARHFPTAIVSGRRRDKVYNFVQLRELYYAGSHGMDIKGPSKGTKRTRSKNKALFFQPASQFLPVIHEVYEKLVEKTSSIPGSRIENNTFTLSVHFRCIDEKKWSSLTEQVGSVLLDYPQLMLTVGRKVLEVRPTIKWDKGKALEFLLESLGFANCSNVFPVYIGDDNTDEDAFRVLHEREQGVGILVSKVPKKTEASFSLRDPTEVMEFLHRLVE; this is encoded by the exons ATGGTTTCCGTCGCGGAGATGAGGAAGCAGAATGTGATAGTGACGGAGGAGCTCGCTCTCAGCAGGGTGATGGCTGCCGGAGGCGACCCCGCCTTTCTTGGCGGAATCGTCTTCAACTGCAAGATCGCCAGCCAACTAGAAATCCTAAACAGTGGTTGGCTTGACTCGCTGCGCGCCTCCTCCCCCACTCGCGTCAAGGCAGCCGGCACCGCCATCTCATCCTCCTTCGCCGCCGCCCAAGACCAGGAGTACGAGAACTGGGTG AAGCAGCACCCTTCCGCTCTGAGAAACTTCGGCGACATCGTTGCAGCGTCGAAGGGGAAGCGCATCGTGATGTTCCTCGACTACGATGGCACTCTCTCTCCAATCGTCGACGACCCCGACCGCGCGTTCATGTCCGACGCC aTGCGAGAAGCCGTGAGAAACGTCGCGAGGCATTTCCCAACCGCGATCGTTAGCGGAAGACGCCGCGATAAG GTGTATAACTTTGTCCAATTGAGGGAGCTGTACTACGCTGGGAGCCACGGCATGGACATCAAAGGCCCCAGCAAAGGCACAAAGAGGACGAGATCGAAG AACAAAGCTCTGTTCTTTCAACCAGCAAGCCAATTCCTTCCCGTGATTCATGAAGTCTACGAAAAATTGGTGGAGAAAACAAGTTCAATCCCaggatcaaggatcgaaaacaaCACGTTCACTCTTTCAGTTCACTTCCGATGCATCGACGAGAAG AAATGGAGCTCATTAACTGAGCAAGTCGGGTCAGTGCTCCTGGACTACCCTCAACTCATGCTCACAGTTGGAAGAAAG GTACTCGAAGTCCGGCCAACTATTAAGTGGGACAAAGGGAAAGCTCTTGAGTTCTTATTGGAATCTCTTG GATTCGCCAACTGTAGCAATGTGTTTCCAGTTTACATCGGAGATGATAACACCGATGAAGATGCTTTCAGG GTTTTGCATGAGAGAGAACAGGGCGTAGGAATCCTGGTTTCCAAGGTTCCAAAGAAAACTGAAGCATCATTTTCACTGAGAGACCCAACTGAG gTTATGGAATTTTTGCACCGGCTTGTGGAATAA
- the LOC121993013 gene encoding ethylene-responsive transcription factor RAP2-4-like: MATAIDLYSSIPVFSSSDPLREALEPFIKVASSLDPLSSSFSSFYLPQNPSFELAMPLGHAAEMLPQSPSSVGLNCLSPAQIQQVQAQFHRQQLIQAPADRRSQRNINSLAPQPPPMKRKSSPTKPAKLFRGVRQRHWGKWVAEIRLPRNRTRLWLGTFDAAEEAALAYDKAAFMLRGDGARLNFPEFRHGAVHLGPPLHPAVDGKLQAVCHTLGISGKQGATPPCPVASEGSTEDSKSDSSSWAEEEEDSSAAEPAMQHLDFTEAPWDESETFVLRKYPSWEIDWDSILSSD, from the coding sequence ATGGCGACAGCCATAGATTTGTACAGTAGTATACCAGTTTTCTCCTCGTCAGATCCATTGAGAGAAGCGCTTGAACCTTTTATTAAAGTTGCTTCCTCTCTCGATCCACTCTCTTCCAGTTTCTCCTCCTTCTACCTTCCTCAAAACCCTAGCTTTGAACTTGCCATGCCTCTTGGACACGCCGCAGAGATGCTTCCTCAAAGTCCTAGCTCGGTTGGGCTTAATTGCCTCTCCCCTGCTCAAATCCAGCAGGTACAGGCGCAATTCCACCGTCAGCAGCTTATTCAGGCGCCCGCCGACCGCCGGAGCCAGAGGAATATAAACTCCCTCGCCCCCCAGCCGCCGCCCATGAAGCGCAAAAGCTCTCCGACGAAGCCCGCGAAGCTCTTCCGCGGTGTTCGGCAGCGGCACTGGGGCAAATGGGTGGCGGAGATCCGCCTCCCTCGCAACCGCACCCGCCTATGGCTCGGCACCTTTGACGCCGCCGAGGAGGCCGCCTTGGCCTACGACAAGGCCGCGTTCATGCTCCGCGGTGACGGTGCGAGACTCAACTTCCCGGAGTTTCGGCACGGCGCGGTGCACCTGGGGCCGCCGCTGCACCCCGCGGTGGACGGCAAGCTCCAGGCCGTATGCCACACCCTGGGGATCTCCGGAAAGCAGGGGGCCACCCCGCCGTGCCCGGTGGCCAGTGAGGGTAGCACGGAGGACAGCAAGTCTGATTCCTCCTCATGggccgaggaggaggaggactcgTCAGCCGCCGAGCCGGCGATGCAGCACTTGGACTTCACTGAGGCACCGTGGGACGAGTCGGAAACCTTTGTGCTGCGCAAGTATCCATCGTGGGAGATCGACTGGGACTCCATTCTCTCTTCAGATTAG